The following are from one region of the Paenibacillus bovis genome:
- a CDS encoding bifunctional 2',3'-cyclic-nucleotide 2'-phosphodiesterase/3'-nucleotidase — protein MKLGKKTLKKTVAAIAALQLFGITAVPVFAADTTASGATVKLRLMETTDIHTNIMNYDYYSDKPTDEYGYDKTATLIRAARAEAPNSVLVDNGDLIQGTPLADYVAKVKPLKEGEVHPVYKAMNQFGYDVGNFGNHEFNYGLDFLKTAIEGANFPYINANIYVDDGTGKGEKNYFTPYKILDKEVTDEQGAKHTIKVGVIGFVPPQIMQWDSANLAGKVVAKDIIETAKKFVPQMKAEGADIIVAVPHSGFEDIPQTELMENSVLYLSQVPDIDAIMFGHAHKVFPSADFAGKTGVDLEKGTINGVPSVEPGFWGDHLGIIDLQLTQKGEDWEVTDSKVEARPIYDAKAKKALVEADQSVVDAVYHEHEETLEYVRGPVGKTTSRITSYFALVQDDPSIQIVTNAQKWYLEQKLQGTDYEKLPILSAGAPFKAGGRSGPNYYTDIATGTIAIKNVSDLYVYPNTVYAVKVNGAEVKNWLEWSAGQFNQIDPSKSGDQPLINMDFPTYNFDVIDGVTYQIDVTQPQKYDAKGTVVNESANRIINLQYNGKPIDPKQEFIVATNNYRASASKLANPDGKRIVLASPDENRQVIIDYIRENGTINPTADGNWSLAPIKGNAKVTFTSSPKAQDALKAAPSLAAGSTSEPIAYAGEGADGFASYTIDLSKAAAPAAGTKPVAPAKDKPAAPATKPVPAKPTAPAKPVKPVKPAPAADGDTYTIQKGDNLYRISIKYGVTWQELAKYNKITDPTRLQVGDVLEIPAS, from the coding sequence TTGAAACTGGGGAAAAAGACACTCAAGAAAACAGTAGCGGCGATTGCAGCGCTGCAGCTGTTTGGCATCACGGCTGTACCGGTATTTGCAGCGGATACGACTGCATCAGGTGCAACGGTCAAGCTTCGCCTCATGGAAACGACGGATATTCACACCAATATTATGAACTATGATTACTATTCGGATAAACCGACAGATGAGTATGGTTACGACAAGACCGCTACATTGATCCGGGCAGCTCGTGCAGAAGCACCCAACAGCGTACTGGTGGATAACGGTGACCTGATCCAGGGTACGCCGCTGGCTGACTATGTCGCCAAAGTAAAACCGCTTAAAGAAGGCGAAGTACATCCTGTCTACAAAGCTATGAACCAATTTGGCTACGATGTCGGCAACTTTGGGAACCACGAGTTCAACTATGGTCTCGATTTCCTCAAGACTGCGATCGAAGGAGCCAATTTCCCTTATATTAATGCCAATATCTATGTCGATGACGGCACAGGCAAAGGCGAGAAAAACTACTTTACTCCTTACAAAATCCTCGATAAGGAAGTAACCGACGAGCAGGGCGCCAAGCACACGATCAAAGTCGGCGTAATCGGCTTTGTACCGCCGCAAATCATGCAGTGGGACAGTGCCAACCTGGCAGGTAAAGTAGTAGCCAAAGATATTATCGAAACCGCCAAAAAATTCGTTCCGCAAATGAAAGCGGAGGGAGCGGACATCATTGTTGCAGTTCCGCACTCCGGCTTTGAAGATATTCCGCAAACCGAACTGATGGAGAACTCTGTCCTGTATCTGAGCCAGGTGCCGGATATTGACGCAATCATGTTCGGTCATGCGCACAAAGTATTCCCGAGCGCAGACTTTGCAGGCAAAACAGGCGTTGATCTGGAAAAAGGTACTATTAATGGCGTACCTTCCGTAGAGCCGGGATTCTGGGGAGATCACCTCGGAATCATCGATCTGCAGCTCACGCAAAAAGGCGAGGATTGGGAAGTAACCGACTCCAAAGTCGAAGCACGTCCCATTTATGATGCCAAAGCCAAAAAAGCACTGGTAGAAGCCGATCAAAGCGTTGTGGATGCGGTCTACCACGAGCATGAAGAGACGCTGGAATATGTACGTGGTCCGGTAGGCAAAACGACTTCCCGTATTACCAGCTATTTTGCGCTGGTGCAGGATGACCCGTCCATCCAGATCGTAACCAATGCACAAAAATGGTATTTGGAGCAAAAGCTGCAGGGAACCGATTATGAGAAACTGCCTATTCTGTCTGCAGGGGCTCCATTCAAGGCAGGCGGACGCTCCGGCCCGAACTACTACACGGATATTGCCACAGGAACGATTGCGATCAAAAACGTATCCGACCTGTATGTGTATCCAAACACCGTCTACGCCGTTAAGGTAAACGGCGCAGAAGTGAAAAACTGGCTGGAATGGTCTGCAGGGCAATTCAACCAGATCGATCCATCCAAGTCCGGCGACCAGCCGCTGATCAACATGGACTTCCCGACGTACAACTTTGACGTGATCGATGGTGTAACCTATCAGATCGACGTGACCCAGCCGCAGAAATACGATGCCAAAGGTACCGTAGTCAATGAATCCGCGAACCGGATCATCAACTTGCAGTACAACGGCAAGCCGATCGATCCAAAACAGGAATTTATCGTAGCAACGAATAACTACCGTGCTTCGGCGTCCAAGCTGGCGAATCCGGACGGCAAACGCATCGTTCTGGCTTCCCCGGATGAGAACCGTCAGGTAATCATCGACTATATCCGCGAGAACGGCACCATCAATCCGACAGCCGACGGCAACTGGTCTCTGGCTCCAATCAAGGGCAATGCCAAAGTAACCTTTACGTCTTCACCAAAAGCACAGGATGCCCTGAAAGCAGCACCATCTCTGGCTGCAGGTAGCACCAGTGAGCCGATTGCCTACGCAGGTGAAGGTGCAGACGGATTTGCCAGTTATACAATTGACCTGTCCAAAGCAGCCGCACCGGCAGCAGGCACCAAGCCAGTAGCACCAGCCAAGGACAAACCGGCTGCTCCTGCAACCAAACCAGTACCGGCCAAACCAACTGCTCCTGCCAAGCCAGTGAAGCCGGTTAAGCCAGCTCCGGCAGCAGATGGAGATACGTACACAATCCAAAAAGGCGATAACCTTTACCGCATTAGTATCAAATACGGTGTGACCTGGCAGGAACTTGCCAAGTACAACAAAATCACAGATCCTACCCGTCTGCAGGTAGGCGATGTACTGGAGATTCCGGCCAGCTAA
- a CDS encoding EAL domain-containing protein has translation MNCSGCSFIQPIEDQGTVSLRPLSPSLEQLIRQQAYDIYIVEDIGSISYYSREQMLDILHWVRALPSEQGSDLSIGILGTDNIGGEPSWFPLSTLITRLQHHDIVEIIRQKQFTSHMQPIVDEQEQIMAYEFLLRPIPDGPGFQPYKLFEVAHRTGLHSFLDRAARISAIETSALHLPAGVKRFINFLPSSIYNPQYCLSHTFAAIERLKLDPQDFVFEVVETENIMEMPKLQDIFDVYRSNGINVALDDVGSGYSLPELIGKLKPDYVKIDRGLIDGCDRDEQKQRDIRNIAERTWDIGSRVLAEGIERREEFDFCRSIGINLAQGYLFGKPAERPFAVL, from the coding sequence ATGAATTGTAGCGGATGCAGTTTTATTCAACCGATTGAAGATCAAGGTACGGTGTCTTTGCGCCCGCTTTCTCCTTCTCTTGAGCAGTTAATCAGACAGCAGGCTTATGACATTTATATAGTAGAAGATATTGGCTCCATCTCATACTACTCCAGAGAGCAGATGCTGGATATTCTGCACTGGGTCAGAGCGCTTCCGAGTGAGCAGGGCAGTGATCTGTCTATCGGTATTCTGGGAACCGATAATATTGGCGGTGAGCCGTCATGGTTCCCTTTATCGACGCTGATTACACGCCTGCAGCACCACGATATTGTCGAGATTATTCGGCAAAAGCAGTTTACCAGCCATATGCAGCCGATTGTAGATGAGCAGGAGCAGATCATGGCGTATGAATTTCTGCTGCGTCCGATACCGGATGGACCGGGATTTCAGCCTTATAAGCTGTTCGAAGTCGCCCATCGTACCGGTCTGCATTCCTTTTTGGATCGTGCAGCGCGAATCTCGGCGATTGAGACCAGTGCGCTTCATCTGCCAGCCGGCGTGAAGCGGTTTATTAACTTTTTGCCATCATCGATTTATAATCCGCAATACTGTCTTAGCCATACGTTTGCAGCGATTGAGCGTCTAAAGCTTGATCCGCAGGATTTTGTTTTTGAAGTGGTGGAGACCGAGAATATTATGGAGATGCCCAAGCTGCAGGATATTTTTGATGTGTACCGCAGCAATGGAATCAACGTAGCCCTCGATGATGTCGGTTCCGGCTACTCTCTGCCCGAGCTGATCGGCAAGCTCAAGCCCGATTATGTCAAAATCGACCGTGGTCTGATCGACGGTTGCGACCGGGACGAGCAAAAGCAGCGGGATATCCGCAATATCGCCGAACGCACCTGGGATATCGGCAGCCGCGTACTGGCAGAAGGTATCGAGCGGCGCGAGGAATTTGATTTCTGCCGCAGTATTGGTATCAATCTGGCACAGGGCTATTTGTTCGGCAAGCCGGCAGAGCGTCCGTTTGCGGTGCTTTAA
- a CDS encoding mannitol-1-phosphate 5-dehydrogenase: protein MKKAIQFGAGNIGRGFIGALLANAGYHVVFADVNEQMIQELNEKKSYQIHILDLEKSVETITNVSGCMSNGPEIIDEIASAEIITTAVGPNVLKFIAPTIAQGIEARRAAGAGPLNVIACENMVGATSHLQEQVESHLSEEGKAYAREHVGFANCSVDRIVPPFQGENLLDVGVEAFHEWIVEEPKLKGGTPEIDGMKLTDNLVAYVQRKLFTLNTGHAITAYLGFLKGIETIDQSIQDESVRSIARPAMEESGAALVKKYEFDAAEHAKYIDKIETRFKNPYIRDEVIRVGREPLRKLGPADRLIGPANMAAELGLGRDHLLQGAAAAFLYDNNNDPQSAELQARIQAEGVGPVVSDVTGFAKDSEDYNKIMAAYEKFKSLKA, encoded by the coding sequence ATGAAAAAAGCTATTCAGTTTGGTGCAGGTAATATCGGTCGCGGATTTATCGGAGCATTGCTGGCCAATGCTGGTTACCACGTTGTATTCGCAGATGTAAACGAACAGATGATCCAGGAACTCAACGAGAAAAAGAGCTACCAAATCCATATCCTCGATCTGGAAAAAAGCGTAGAGACGATTACCAATGTCTCCGGCTGCATGTCCAATGGCCCGGAAATCATTGACGAGATCGCCAGTGCCGAGATCATCACAACGGCTGTCGGCCCGAATGTGCTCAAATTCATCGCTCCTACCATTGCACAGGGCATTGAAGCTCGCCGTGCTGCCGGTGCAGGTCCGCTGAATGTGATCGCCTGTGAGAACATGGTAGGCGCGACCAGCCATCTGCAGGAGCAGGTGGAGAGTCATCTGTCCGAAGAAGGCAAAGCCTATGCACGTGAACATGTAGGATTTGCCAACTGTTCCGTAGACCGTATCGTGCCTCCTTTCCAGGGTGAGAATCTGCTGGATGTGGGCGTAGAAGCGTTCCACGAATGGATCGTGGAAGAGCCGAAGCTCAAAGGCGGCACTCCGGAGATCGACGGCATGAAGCTGACCGACAATCTGGTCGCTTATGTACAACGCAAGCTGTTCACGCTGAATACCGGTCATGCGATCACTGCCTACCTGGGTTTCCTGAAAGGAATCGAGACGATCGACCAGAGTATCCAGGATGAATCCGTACGCTCCATTGCCCGTCCGGCCATGGAAGAAAGCGGCGCAGCCCTGGTGAAAAAATACGAATTCGATGCTGCCGAGCATGCGAAATACATCGATAAAATCGAGACTCGTTTCAAAAACCCATATATCCGTGATGAAGTCATCCGTGTCGGCCGTGAGCCACTGCGCAAGCTGGGTCCGGCTGATCGTCTGATCGGTCCTGCCAATATGGCGGCGGAGCTGGGATTGGGTCGTGATCACCTGCTGCAGGGTGCAGCCGCCGCTTTCCTGTACGACAACAATAACGATCCACAGTCTGCCGAACTGCAGGCACGTATCCAGGCAGAAGGCGTGGGTCCTGTAGTGAGTGATGTAACTGGCTTTGCCAAGGATAGCGAAGACTATAACAAAATTATGGCTGCTTACGAGAAATTCAAAAGCCTGAAAGCTTGA